Within the Kribbella aluminosa genome, the region GAGCGTCATTTAGAGGCCTTGCGCGCTTCGGATTCCACGCCGCCACCGTCCTTGGGATCGTTCGTTGTCGGCGGGCCTGTCAGCGTCGCACCGAGCACGCAGGGCGAGACTGGGGCTGCGCCAGAGGTGGCTTCCGAAGGGCCTTTGGTGTTCCTCGGTCTCGTGCTGGCTCCCCTGTTGGCTGTCCTCGCTGTCATCCAGTCGACAAGCTCGGTAGCCGCCCAGATCATTGGAACTGTCCTTGCTGCGGTGATGATCGTCGTGATCTTCGTCTGCCGGGCGAGATGGGCCTGGCGGCGGTCCCGGTACACGCTCCTGGCCATCCTATTTGTCCTTGGAGCAGGTGTGGCCGTCGTGGCGATCGCTGGAAACGCAGCCTCTTAAGCCTTGTCCACCCGACCGATCTGGAAGTGCCTCCGCGGCTAGAGTGCAATCCAGATCGCCGTGCGGTCGCCAGAGCGAAGTGCGTCTAGCCGTTGCCGCAGTGCGGCGGCATGCGGTGGGTTGGATGCTCTGCGCAGCGGGCCGGGCAGTTGCGCGAGGTCGCGCATGCTGAGCAGGGTTTGATAGCCGGACCAGTCACGCAGGTCGTACTTGTAATGCGTGATGAAGTCCTGAATCCAGGACTCGTCCCGGCCGTACCGCACAGCTGCGTGCCAGGTCGGGATCAGATCGACTTCGCGAGGTCCCCAGCTGACCCGATCCCAGTCGCACAAGATTGCCCGAGGCGGGCTGGAGATGGTGTCCCACATGAGGTTGCCGGCCCATGCGTCGCCGTGGATGAGGCCTTCGCCGAGTGGCCAGTCGAGGGCGGAGAGCTCGGCGCGTACGGCGCTGACGCGGTCGGTGATCCACTGGCGTTCTTCGGCCGAGATCGCGTCGCTGCCGGCGGTCGATAGCAGCGCTCGCTCGAGCGATTCGAGTGGGGTCCAGCGCTGCAGCGGAGTGGGCGGCCAGCCGGTGAGGTGAAGGTCGTGCAGCAGTTGGCCAAGGTGGGCAGACGTCAGTGGCTCTCCCTGGCCCGGTGTGGGCTGGGGGTAGTAGGTCCAGAACGTCACGGTGGTGGTCGGGTCGATCTCGACCAGGTCGACGCCGGCGAGCGGCGTGGTGGCTGCGAAGCCGCGCTCTCGGCTGAGCCAGCTCGTCACGATCTGGGTCGCTCGCAGCCTCTCGGGGCTCTCGTTGCCCACGGCGATCCGGGCGATCGCCGGTTCGGCGGGCAGCAGGTACACGGCGTTGCTGTAGTGATGGATGAGTTCGGCGCCAGTGGGGTCGAGCTGACGTTGCTCGCAGGCGGCGCGGAGGGCTTCGTCGAGGGCAGTGACCACGGCGAGCACTCTAGCTAGACGGTGGCTCCGACAAACTCCTGGAACGTGGCTTCCACCCGCTGGACAGCCGGGGCCGCGCTGAACGGGA harbors:
- a CDS encoding aminoglycoside phosphotransferase family protein produces the protein MVTALDEALRAACEQRQLDPTGAELIHHYSNAVYLLPAEPAIARIAVGNESPERLRATQIVTSWLSRERGFAATTPLAGVDLVEIDPTTTVTFWTYYPQPTPGQGEPLTSAHLGQLLHDLHLTGWPPTPLQRWTPLESLERALLSTAGSDAISAEERQWITDRVSAVRAELSALDWPLGEGLIHGDAWAGNLMWDTISSPPRAILCDWDRVSWGPREVDLIPTWHAAVRYGRDESWIQDFITHYKYDLRDWSGYQTLLSMRDLAQLPGPLRRASNPPHAAALRQRLDALRSGDRTAIWIAL